From a region of the Actinopolymorpha singaporensis genome:
- a CDS encoding alpha/beta fold hydrolase, which produces MTNSTTTEPPTPPAGPDTSSGTPSGVAATSGYVPVNGLELYYEVHGEGRPLVLLHGALTTIGTSFGAVLPLLAERHRVVAVEQQAHGHTGDIERPLTYEQLADDTAAALRHLSVHDADILGFSMGSGIAVCLAIRHPELVRKLVLATPAYDRDGFHPGVVEDMAALQPEHLAGSPFEEDYLRTAPRPQDWPVLIERVKRLNLEFVGWPEEAVAAIKAPALIVVGDSDVVRTEHALSMFRLLGGGVPGDTAGLPNSQLAVLPGTGHLALMERAEWLTTMVEAFVEAPVRAKP; this is translated from the coding sequence ATGACCAACTCCACGACCACGGAGCCGCCCACGCCACCGGCGGGGCCGGACACATCGTCGGGCACACCGTCGGGAGTCGCCGCCACGAGCGGCTACGTGCCGGTGAACGGCCTGGAGCTGTACTACGAGGTGCACGGCGAGGGTCGTCCTCTCGTACTGCTGCACGGTGCGCTCACCACGATCGGCACGTCGTTCGGCGCAGTCCTACCCCTGCTGGCCGAGAGGCACCGGGTGGTCGCCGTCGAGCAGCAGGCGCACGGCCACACCGGCGACATCGAGCGCCCGCTCACCTACGAGCAGCTGGCCGACGACACCGCGGCCGCGCTGCGCCACCTGTCTGTACACGACGCGGACATCCTCGGCTTCAGCATGGGCAGTGGCATCGCCGTCTGTCTCGCCATCCGCCATCCCGAGCTCGTCCGCAAGCTGGTGCTGGCCACCCCCGCGTACGACCGGGACGGCTTCCACCCCGGCGTCGTCGAGGACATGGCCGCGCTCCAGCCCGAACACCTCGCGGGCAGCCCGTTCGAGGAGGACTACCTGCGGACCGCGCCCAGGCCGCAGGACTGGCCGGTGCTGATCGAACGCGTGAAGCGGCTCAACCTGGAGTTCGTCGGCTGGCCGGAGGAGGCGGTGGCGGCCATCAAGGCGCCGGCGCTGATCGTCGTGGGCGACTCCGACGTCGTGCGTACCGAGCACGCGTTGTCGATGTTCCGGCTGCTCGGCGGCGGGGTCCCCGGTGACACCGCCGGCCTTCCGAACTCCCAGCTCGCCGTGCTTCCGGGCACCGGGCACCTCGCGCTGATGGAGCGCGCCGAGTGGCTGACGACCATGGTCGAGGCGTTCGTGGAGGCGCCGGTACGCGCGAAGCCGTGA
- a CDS encoding ATP-binding protein, whose translation MGEARTGAAPVSEREAEVLGLLRARLSNAAIAGRLHISVRTVESHVSSLLRKYGVPDRAALAALAGAPDGATGSGPDGATAGSSPAQIVGLPVPRTPFIGRVPERDAILSALRTERLVTLLGPGGVGKTRLAASAAWVAGPAFPSGGAFVDLVPVGAEFVVQAVAAALGVTESGRQTLMEGIVRRLGVGRSLLVLDNCEHLVEAVAAFADRMLSGCPELTVLTTSRERLAVPGERVLPVAPLPLGSDAEELFRVRAAAVDPDVVLDPPVVGEVCRRLDGMPLAIELAAARVPALGGEGLRAGLDDALRLVSGGRGAHVRHRSLRDVISWSYGLLDADERGLFRRLAVFAGSFDLAAASAMVHGGDASAAADLLGRLVEKSMVVRQRGARCSWRLLETVRAFAADELRASAELTEVRGRHLEWATGVTAELDRRRIAGEPWQDDFDVVADDLRAAVSHAWANRSSLPVTLTGRAHGLARSLAALSYARRFVSEATLHFRQAADLAPAPGDAARDLRGAAETTLAGLNPGTEAFDLLVAGAQRAGEAGEADVRARLLARAVEAACRFTADPTAVPRERLTRLLADARACADPGNPVTAAALAAAAAWAGGYTRRAPDPETARQAVTAARAADDDPVLVSACLDAVSAAAIRAGRLREAHHVSGERLPLVDEMARDDPAAGAEIADALHMAVTYAVAAGDLPAARPAAVRLHADELVGNHPYASAGKLITVLALCGAFGEALDHADEMWDGWLRAGRPVSTPLAPAVLSVALVHGLRGDQERFADWRARAQRVSGVGGTGGATDPAGPATMDDAPGVASFAAFVDARIAVHTGRLDDAAEVVRRAFGAYPLSRHEAYAHAAGAELAVVADLPDAAGRLAEAATWVEQNAWAAACLARARGRASGDPALLAESAAGWERIGAAYELRYTRDLIGAPGAPGASDLPTASTR comes from the coding sequence GTGGGGGAGGCAAGGACCGGCGCGGCCCCGGTTTCCGAGCGGGAGGCCGAGGTGCTCGGCCTGTTGCGTGCCCGGCTGTCCAACGCCGCGATCGCCGGCCGGCTGCACATCTCGGTCCGCACGGTGGAAAGCCACGTGTCCTCCCTGCTGCGCAAGTACGGCGTACCCGACCGGGCAGCCCTGGCAGCACTCGCCGGCGCGCCGGACGGCGCCACCGGCAGCGGCCCGGATGGTGCGACGGCGGGTTCGTCCCCTGCTCAGATCGTCGGCCTGCCCGTACCCCGGACTCCCTTCATCGGCCGGGTACCCGAGCGGGACGCGATCCTGTCCGCGCTGCGGACCGAACGTCTGGTCACGCTGCTCGGCCCGGGTGGGGTCGGCAAGACCCGGTTGGCGGCGAGCGCGGCGTGGGTGGCGGGCCCGGCGTTCCCTTCCGGCGGTGCGTTCGTGGACCTGGTTCCGGTGGGCGCGGAGTTCGTCGTACAGGCCGTCGCGGCCGCCCTCGGTGTCACCGAGTCGGGCAGGCAGACGTTGATGGAGGGGATCGTCCGCCGCCTCGGCGTGGGCCGCTCGCTGCTGGTGCTGGACAACTGCGAGCACCTCGTGGAGGCCGTCGCCGCGTTCGCCGACCGGATGCTCTCCGGCTGTCCCGAGCTGACGGTCCTGACGACGAGCCGGGAGCGGCTGGCTGTGCCCGGTGAGCGGGTCCTGCCGGTGGCTCCGCTGCCGCTCGGGTCTGACGCGGAGGAGCTGTTCCGGGTACGCGCGGCAGCGGTCGATCCCGACGTCGTGCTGGACCCACCGGTCGTAGGGGAGGTGTGCCGGCGGCTGGACGGGATGCCGCTGGCGATCGAGCTGGCTGCGGCCCGGGTACCCGCGCTGGGTGGAGAGGGGTTGCGGGCCGGGCTGGACGACGCGCTCCGGCTCGTCTCCGGCGGCCGGGGCGCCCACGTACGGCATCGTTCGCTGCGGGACGTGATCAGCTGGAGCTACGGACTGCTCGACGCCGACGAGCGCGGGTTGTTCCGGCGGCTGGCGGTGTTCGCCGGGTCGTTCGACCTGGCCGCGGCGTCGGCGATGGTCCACGGCGGAGACGCGAGCGCGGCGGCCGACCTGCTCGGGCGGCTGGTGGAGAAGAGCATGGTCGTACGGCAGCGCGGTGCCCGGTGCAGCTGGCGGCTGCTGGAGACGGTCCGCGCGTTCGCTGCGGACGAGCTCCGGGCGAGCGCAGAGCTGACCGAGGTGCGCGGCCGTCACCTGGAGTGGGCGACCGGCGTCACCGCCGAGCTGGACCGGCGCCGGATCGCGGGCGAGCCGTGGCAGGACGACTTCGACGTGGTGGCAGACGACCTGCGAGCCGCCGTGTCGCACGCCTGGGCGAACAGATCGAGTCTCCCGGTGACCCTGACGGGGCGTGCACACGGCCTGGCCCGGTCCCTCGCTGCGCTGAGCTACGCCCGCAGGTTCGTCAGCGAGGCGACCCTGCACTTCAGGCAGGCGGCCGACCTCGCTCCCGCACCGGGTGACGCCGCCCGGGACCTGCGCGGCGCGGCCGAGACCACACTGGCCGGCCTCAACCCGGGCACCGAGGCGTTCGACCTGCTCGTCGCCGGTGCGCAGCGGGCCGGCGAGGCCGGCGAAGCCGACGTCCGGGCGAGGCTACTGGCCCGGGCCGTGGAGGCGGCCTGCAGATTCACCGCCGATCCGACGGCGGTTCCCCGCGAGCGGCTGACCCGGCTGCTGGCCGACGCGCGGGCCTGCGCCGATCCGGGCAACCCGGTGACGGCCGCAGCGCTGGCGGCGGCGGCCGCGTGGGCGGGTGGGTACACCCGGCGGGCGCCGGATCCCGAGACGGCGCGGCAGGCGGTGACGGCGGCCCGTGCAGCCGACGACGATCCGGTCCTGGTCAGCGCCTGCCTGGACGCGGTGAGCGCGGCGGCGATCCGGGCCGGCCGGCTGCGCGAGGCCCACCACGTGTCGGGGGAGCGGCTCCCGCTGGTGGACGAGATGGCGCGGGACGACCCTGCGGCGGGCGCGGAGATCGCCGACGCGCTCCACATGGCGGTGACGTACGCCGTCGCGGCCGGTGACCTGCCCGCCGCCAGGCCCGCGGCGGTCCGGCTGCACGCCGACGAGCTCGTCGGCAACCACCCGTACGCCTCCGCCGGAAAGCTGATCACCGTCCTCGCGTTGTGTGGGGCGTTCGGCGAGGCGCTGGACCACGCCGACGAGATGTGGGACGGCTGGCTGCGCGCCGGGCGACCGGTGTCGACCCCCCTGGCGCCGGCCGTCCTCTCGGTCGCGCTGGTCCACGGCCTGCGCGGCGACCAGGAGAGGTTCGCGGACTGGCGAGCCCGGGCCCAGCGGGTGAGCGGGGTCGGCGGGACCGGCGGCGCGACCGACCCGGCCGGCCCGGCCACCATGGACGACGCGCCCGGCGTCGCGTCGTTCGCTGCCTTCGTCGACGCGCGGATCGCGGTGCACACCGGGCGTCTGGACGACGCGGCGGAGGTGGTGCGGCGCGCGTTCGGGGCCTATCCGCTGAGCCGGCACGAGGCGTACGCCCACGCGGCCGGTGCGGAGCTGGCGGTGGTGGCGGACCTGCCGGATGCCGCCGGCCGGCTGGCGGAGGCGGCGACCTGGGTCGAGCAGAACGCCTGGGCGGCGGCGTGCCTCGCCCGTGCGCGGGGACGAGCATCCGGAGATCCCGCTCTGCTCGCCGAGTCGGCCGCCGGGTGGGAGCGTATCGGCGCCGCGTACGAGCTCCGCTACACCCGCGACCTCATCGGCGCGCCCGGCGCGCCCGGCGCGTCGGACCTGCCGACCGCCTCGACGCGGTGA
- a CDS encoding SRPBCC family protein → MTEGYTYNHTRTLDAPVARVWEAWTTPEQYAQWANAVPGSVEMDVRPGGRWKATMVTPGGEFPLAGSYLEVAENRRLVLGMEVPGRPDPVVMSADFNDRGERSEITVSQTCDTPEERDATEQGSTILVDGLSRFVANS, encoded by the coding sequence ATGACGGAGGGCTACACCTACAACCACACCCGCACGCTCGACGCGCCGGTCGCCAGGGTGTGGGAAGCGTGGACGACCCCCGAGCAGTACGCCCAGTGGGCGAACGCCGTCCCCGGCTCGGTCGAGATGGACGTCCGGCCGGGTGGCAGGTGGAAGGCCACCATGGTCACCCCCGGCGGGGAGTTCCCGCTCGCCGGCTCCTACCTCGAGGTCGCGGAGAACCGCCGCCTCGTCCTCGGTATGGAGGTCCCCGGCCGGCCCGACCCTGTGGTGATGTCCGCCGACTTCAACGACCGCGGCGAGCGATCCGAGATCACGGTGTCCCAGACCTGTGACACCCCGGAGGAGCGCGACGCCACCGAGCAGGGCAGCACGATCCTCGTGGACGGGCTGAGCAGGTTCGTCGCGAACTCCTGA
- a CDS encoding DUF4333 domain-containing protein yields the protein MQHGTDAHNPQPVWPAMPPQPVRADRGSPSKLAIVSLVLSGIALIGVIAVLVLFLGGGPDGGGPLTGKLTGKLATSSAGVRGADLEDVVTNRITDDGGDVGAMRCPDVASVAQGVVAVCHGSISGDDWAVIVYFEDAQGHYTLDPI from the coding sequence ATGCAGCACGGTACGGACGCACACAACCCACAACCGGTCTGGCCCGCGATGCCGCCCCAACCTGTCAGGGCCGACCGGGGCTCGCCGTCGAAGCTCGCGATCGTGAGCCTCGTCCTTTCCGGCATCGCCCTGATCGGCGTGATCGCGGTGCTGGTGTTGTTCCTCGGCGGAGGCCCTGATGGAGGCGGTCCGCTGACCGGGAAGCTGACCGGGAAGCTGGCCACCTCGTCGGCCGGTGTCCGGGGTGCGGACCTCGAGGACGTGGTGACGAACCGGATCACCGACGACGGCGGCGACGTCGGGGCGATGAGGTGCCCGGACGTCGCCTCGGTGGCCCAGGGCGTGGTCGCGGTCTGCCACGGTTCGATCAGCGGAGACGACTGGGCCGTGATCGTGTACTTCGAGGACGCGCAGGGCCACTACACCCTGGATCCGATCTAG
- a CDS encoding low temperature requirement protein A, which produces MSEIRIHVRMTARSVDEPHRASSQLELLFDLTFVVAVASIVAQLAHGIEAGHAVAGVTPFLEVFFAIWWAWMNFTWFASSYDTDDVSFRLLTLVQMAGVLVLAAGVPAAVHDGNLGAVTLGYLIMRVGLVAQWLRAGIEDPPSRGTAFRYAAGISILQVGWVLRLLLAEAGVLPEGSLLPIFLVLVALELTVPVVAERAVSTTWHPHHIAERYGLFTIILLGESVLATSVGVAAAIKGGVSGSLVTISVSGLVLLFALWWLYFLQPAGEGLSRNRQRSYLWGYGHYFIFAALAALGAGLEVAVAQTGRHVGTSHVSSLTVCYAVAIPVSVFLVLLTAAHAPIAPRRVIHPAVTIVGAGLTLLLPIASVVAGSVFVVAAIATVCVLAVAVTTVQRRASAPSQ; this is translated from the coding sequence TTGAGCGAGATCCGGATCCACGTCCGCATGACCGCGCGGTCGGTCGACGAGCCGCACCGCGCCTCGAGTCAGCTCGAGTTGTTGTTCGACCTCACGTTCGTGGTCGCGGTCGCGAGCATCGTGGCCCAACTCGCGCACGGCATCGAAGCGGGCCACGCGGTCGCTGGGGTCACGCCGTTCCTGGAGGTGTTCTTCGCGATCTGGTGGGCGTGGATGAACTTCACCTGGTTCGCCTCGTCCTACGACACCGACGACGTCTCGTTCCGGCTCCTGACGCTGGTGCAGATGGCCGGGGTCCTCGTGCTCGCGGCGGGCGTGCCGGCGGCGGTGCACGACGGCAACCTCGGCGCGGTGACGCTCGGGTACCTGATCATGCGGGTGGGTCTCGTCGCCCAGTGGCTGCGGGCGGGGATCGAGGATCCGCCAAGTCGTGGGACGGCCTTCCGTTATGCCGCGGGGATCTCGATCCTGCAGGTCGGCTGGGTGCTGCGCCTCCTCCTCGCCGAGGCCGGGGTACTCCCGGAAGGCTCACTGCTCCCGATCTTCCTGGTTCTCGTCGCGCTGGAGCTCACAGTGCCCGTTGTGGCGGAGCGGGCCGTGTCCACGACCTGGCACCCGCACCACATCGCCGAACGCTATGGCCTGTTCACCATCATCCTGCTCGGTGAGAGCGTGCTCGCCACCTCCGTCGGTGTCGCCGCGGCGATCAAGGGCGGCGTGAGCGGCTCGCTCGTGACGATCTCCGTGTCCGGGCTCGTCCTGCTCTTCGCGCTGTGGTGGCTGTATTTCCTCCAGCCCGCCGGAGAGGGGCTCAGCCGCAACCGCCAGCGTTCGTACCTGTGGGGCTACGGCCACTACTTCATCTTCGCGGCGCTCGCTGCTCTCGGTGCGGGACTTGAGGTCGCGGTCGCACAGACCGGGCGCCATGTCGGGACGTCGCACGTGTCGTCGCTGACGGTTTGTTACGCCGTGGCCATCCCGGTCAGCGTGTTCCTCGTACTGCTGACGGCGGCGCACGCACCGATCGCACCTCGGCGGGTCATCCACCCCGCGGTGACTATCGTCGGCGCCGGCCTCACCCTGCTGCTGCCAATCGCGTCGGTGGTGGCCGGCTCGGTCTTCGTGGTCGCGGCCATCGCGACCGTGTGCGTGCTGGCCGTCGCCGTGACGACTGTCCAGCGACGTGCGAGCGCGCCGTCGCAGTGA
- a CDS encoding inositol monophosphatase family protein, giving the protein MAGLDLDELLHVALGAADIARRILRGESGVSLTSVTQKSDRDFASNLDFTVERELRAYLREHTPRFGFLGEEEGSGATEGGRPELPVTDPAADERPFWALDPVDGTSNLIHGVPMCGTSLGLVHRRRPVLGVIDLPFLNERYHARRGGGAFLNGDPIHGGRATSLQRAFVAVGDFATGAAAERQNPLRLAMVEQLAHRVERIRMLGSAATDLAWTAAGRVDACVLLSNKPWDTAAGVIIAREAGADVVDVDGSPHDLDSQGTIAVSAAVRDELLALLAAAGVGH; this is encoded by the coding sequence GTGGCCGGGCTGGACCTGGACGAACTCCTGCACGTCGCCCTGGGCGCCGCCGACATCGCCCGGCGAATTCTGCGCGGCGAGTCCGGCGTGTCTCTCACCTCGGTGACCCAGAAGAGCGACCGGGACTTCGCCTCCAACCTCGACTTCACCGTCGAACGCGAGCTTCGTGCCTACCTTCGCGAACACACACCCCGGTTCGGCTTCCTCGGCGAGGAGGAGGGCTCCGGTGCGACGGAAGGCGGCCGGCCGGAGCTGCCCGTGACCGACCCGGCTGCCGACGAGCGACCGTTCTGGGCACTGGACCCGGTGGACGGTACGTCGAACCTCATCCACGGCGTGCCCATGTGCGGGACGTCGCTCGGGCTGGTCCACCGCAGACGCCCGGTCCTCGGCGTGATCGACCTGCCGTTCCTGAACGAGCGGTACCACGCGCGTCGGGGCGGCGGCGCGTTCCTGAACGGCGACCCCATCCACGGCGGCAGGGCGACCAGCCTGCAGCGTGCGTTCGTCGCGGTCGGCGACTTCGCCACGGGCGCGGCGGCCGAGCGGCAGAACCCGCTCCGGCTGGCGATGGTCGAGCAACTCGCCCACCGGGTCGAACGCATCCGGATGCTCGGCTCGGCCGCCACCGACCTGGCATGGACGGCCGCCGGTCGCGTGGACGCCTGCGTCCTGCTCAGCAACAAGCCGTGGGACACCGCGGCGGGCGTGATCATCGCCCGCGAGGCCGGCGCCGACGTGGTGGACGTCGACGGCAGTCCGCACGACCTGGACTCCCAGGGGACCATCGCGGTGTCGGCTGCCGTCCGGGACGAACTGCTGGCCCTGCTCGCCGCCGCCGGGGTCGGCCACTAG
- a CDS encoding alpha/beta fold hydrolase, whose product MATFVLIHGGGDVGWAWHLVEAELRARGHDTVAPDLPSGDDSADLDAYADAVVDAVGDRRGPVERTGPDDRDDLVVVGHSYGAFTAPLVADRLSAHLLVLLAGMVPSPGEPPGDWWTNTGYSEAAAKQAEIDGGLTGNEDPYILFYDGVPRPLAEEALGRGRNESPAASGQPWPLASWPDVRTKFVLCQDDRLFPADFFRRLVPERLGITPDELPGCHCAMLSHPKELANLLVGYLGSAESSTPSPA is encoded by the coding sequence ATGGCGACCTTCGTGTTGATCCACGGCGGCGGAGACGTGGGCTGGGCCTGGCATCTGGTGGAGGCCGAACTCCGGGCGCGCGGCCACGACACGGTCGCTCCCGACCTGCCGAGCGGCGACGACTCCGCGGATCTCGACGCGTACGCCGATGCCGTGGTCGATGCAGTCGGCGACCGGCGTGGTCCGGTCGAGCGGACCGGTCCGGATGACCGGGATGATCTGGTCGTGGTCGGCCACTCCTACGGCGCTTTCACCGCGCCACTTGTCGCCGACCGGCTCTCGGCCCACCTGTTGGTCCTCCTGGCCGGGATGGTCCCGTCCCCCGGCGAGCCCCCGGGTGACTGGTGGACCAACACCGGCTACTCCGAGGCGGCAGCGAAGCAAGCGGAGATTGATGGCGGGCTCACCGGCAACGAGGATCCCTACATCCTCTTCTACGACGGGGTTCCACGCCCGCTGGCCGAGGAGGCGCTGGGGCGTGGGCGTAACGAGTCCCCCGCCGCGAGCGGCCAGCCGTGGCCGCTGGCTTCGTGGCCCGACGTACGGACGAAATTCGTGCTGTGCCAGGACGATCGGCTGTTCCCCGCCGACTTCTTCCGCCGGCTGGTGCCCGAACGCCTGGGCATCACACCGGACGAGCTGCCCGGCTGTCACTGCGCGATGCTAAGCCATCCCAAGGAACTGGCGAACCTTCTGGTCGGCTACCTGGGATCCGCGGAATCCTCGACGCCTTCCCCGGCGTGA
- a CDS encoding VOC family protein, with translation MNRVAFTGQSIFCADVEKSARFYEQVLGFLRQSVDDGDISLAVSVGGSAAAGEATATTTVKILLHHSDDPRSVDVGTFETDDVDALVDQVRAAGCEISIEPADAPWGVREAGFRDPDGNALYVTGPLR, from the coding sequence ATGAACAGGGTGGCGTTCACGGGGCAGAGCATCTTCTGTGCCGATGTCGAGAAGTCGGCGCGGTTCTACGAGCAGGTGCTCGGATTCCTACGGCAGTCCGTCGACGACGGTGACATCAGCCTCGCAGTTTCGGTAGGCGGCTCGGCTGCGGCCGGCGAGGCGACCGCGACGACGACTGTCAAGATCCTCTTGCACCACAGCGACGACCCGCGGTCGGTCGATGTCGGCACCTTCGAGACCGACGATGTCGACGCGCTGGTCGACCAGGTGCGCGCGGCCGGCTGCGAGATCAGCATCGAACCGGCCGACGCGCCATGGGGCGTACGCGAAGCCGGTTTCCGCGATCCCGACGGCAATGCGTTGTACGTCACCGGCCCCCTGCGCTGA